One window from the genome of Alnus glutinosa chromosome 13, dhAlnGlut1.1, whole genome shotgun sequence encodes:
- the LOC133855021 gene encoding pentatricopeptide repeat-containing protein At1g71420 — MPRSTTSAWYVFFPHIRLANLHTACSLKTEANNLLEKVRILDTRRHLQETLSLFYTLTPPHSLQIYATLFHACARYKCLQEGISLHHHMLSHNPAPPDLFVTNHLINMYCKCGDLNSAEYLFDEMPKRNLISWTALISGYAQHERRDECFRLFSGMLVDFRPNEFAVASMLSSCGECDGERGLQVHALALKLSLDASVYVANSLITMYSKSSVYGGVYNLDRDEAWRVFKTIEFRNLVSWNSMIAGFQFRRLWAQAISLFSQMHRDGIGFDRATLLSLFSSLGGSTDNDVDFGLNFCLQLHCLAIKTGFMSEIEVTTTLIKSYLDLGGGIASCYRLFMETNSCRDIVSWTTIIVAFAEWDPEEALFLFRQLLREDLAPDWYTFSIVLKACAGLVTERHALAVHSQVIKAGFEGDTVLANALIHAYARCGSIALSKQIFNETGFRDLVSWNSMLKAYALHGRPREALLLFSQMNIQPDPTTFVALLTACSHTELVDEGIKIFDSMFGKYGIVPQLDHYACMVDIFGRAGRLLEAEELINRMPTKPDSVIWSTLLGSCRKHSETRLAKLAADKLKELEPGNSLSYVQMSNIYSSGGDFNNAGLIRNEMKGSIVRKEPGLSWVEIGNRVHEFASGGQRHPEREVICRWLEELIGQLKEMGYVPETSLALHDIEEEHKKEQLYHHSEKLALAYATMKEGGLCCGGRVIRINKNIRICVDCHNFMKLASDLLQKEIIVRDSNRFHHFKDGLCSCVDYW; from the coding sequence ATGCCACGCTCGACCACGAGTGCGTGGTATGTCTTCTTCCCACACATCCGTTTGGCCAATCTTCACACAGCATGTAGCCTCAAGACTGAAGCCAACAATCTTCTCGAGAAGGTGCGCATACTGGACACGCGACGCCATCTCCAAGAAACTCTCTCGCTGTTCTACACCCTCACCCCGCCTCACTCCCTCCAAATCTATGCCACTCTCTTCCACGCATGTGCTCGCTACAAATGCCTCCAAGAAGGTATTTCTTTGCACCACCACATGCTTTCCCACAACCCCGCCCCGCCCGACCTCTTTGTTACTAACCATCTCATCAACATGTACTGCAAATGTGGCGACTTGAATTCTGCCGAATAcctgtttgatgaaatgcccaAGAGAAACCTTATTTCTTGGACTGCTCTCATTTCTGGGTACGCACAACATGAGCGAAGAGATGAGTGTTTTCGACTATTTTCAGGCATGTTGGTGGACTTCCGTCCGAATGAGTTTGCAGTGGCAAGTATGCTTAGCTCGTGTGGTGAGTGCGATGGTGAGCGTGGCCTGCAGGTACATGCGCTTGCGTTGAAATTGTCTTTGGATGCTTCTGTTTACGTTGCGAATTCTCTTATTACCATGTATAGCAAGAGTTCTGTTTATGGTGGTGTTTATAATCTTGATAGGGATGAGGCTTGGAGAGTGTTCAAGACCATAGAGTTTCGGAATCTTGTTTCTTGGAATTCAATGATTGCAGGATTTCAGTTTCGCAGACTTTGGGCCCAAGCTATCAGTCTTTTTTCACAAATGCACCGTGATGGAATTGGGTTTGATCGTGCCACGCTTCTCAGCCTCTTCTCTTCCTTGGGGGGAAGCACTGACAATGATGTTGATTTTGGTCTCAATTTTTGTTTACAGTTGCACTGTCTCGCGATCAAAACTGGGTTTATGTCAGAAATTGAAGTAACAACCACATTAATTAAGTCTTACTTGGATCTTGGCGGAGGTATTGCCAGCTGTTATAGGCTCTTCATGGAGACAAATTCTTGTCGAGATATTGTTTCATGGACTACCATTATAGTTGCATTTGCAGAATGGGACCCAGAAGAAGCTCTCTTCCTGTTTCGCCAGTTGCTTCGAGAGGACTTAGCTCCAGATTGGTATACTTTCTCAATTGTCTTGAAAGCTTGTGCAGGCCTTGTGACTGAGCGGCATGCCTTGGCAGTTCATTCGCAAGTAATTAAAGCTGGGTTTGAAGGTGACACTGTACTTGCAAATGCCTTGATCCATGCGTATGCTAGGTGTGGCTCCATTGCTTTGTCTAAGCAAATATTTAATGAAACTGGATTTCGTGATTTGGTTTCTTGGAACTCAATGCTAAAAGCGTATGCCTTGCATGGGAGACCTAGAGAAGCATTGCTACTCTTTTCGCAAATGAATATCCAACCTGATCCCACCACCTTTGTTGCTCTTCTCACAGCTTGCAGCCATACTGAACTGGTCGATGAAGGAATCAAAATCTTTGACTCTATGTTTGGGAAATATGGTATTGTTCCTCAACTTGATCACTATGCCTGCATGGTTGACATTTTTGGGCGAGCCGGGCGACTTCTTGAGGCTGAGGAACTTATAAATAGAATGCCGACGAAGCCTGATTCTGTAATTTGGAGCACTCTCCTTGGGTCATGTAGGAAGCACAGTGAGACAAGGTTGGCCAAGCTAGCCGCAGATAAACTGAAGGAGTTGGAGCCAGGCAATTCATTAAGCTATGTACAAATGTCAAACATATATTCCTCTGGCGGTGATTTTAATAATGCTGGCCTAATTAGGAATGAAATGAAAGGGTCTATTGTGAGAAAGGAGCCTGGATTAAGCTGGGTTGAGATTGGTAATCGGGTGCATGAATTTGCATCCGGAGGCCAACGCCATCCAGAAAGGGAGGTGATATGCAGGTGGCTTGAAGAACTGATTGGGCAGTTAAAGGAGATGGGTTATGTTCCAGAGACAAGCTTGGCTTTGCATGACATAGAAGAGGAGCACAAAAAGGAGCAACTATACCATCACAGTGAGAAGCTAGCTTTAGCCTACGCCACAATGAAGGAAGGTGGTCTGTGTTGTGGTGGGAGAGTAATAAGAATCAACAAGAACATCCGAATTTGTGTGGATTGCCATAATTTCATGAAGTTAGCTTCAGATCTACTTCAGAAGGAGATCATTGTCAGAGACTCAAACCGCTTTCATCATTTTAAAGACGGGTTGTGCTCTTGCGTTGACTACTGGTAG